One region of Glycine max cultivar Williams 82 chromosome 9, Glycine_max_v4.0, whole genome shotgun sequence genomic DNA includes:
- the LOC100816032 gene encoding LOW QUALITY PROTEIN: transcription termination factor MTERF5, chloroplastic-like (The sequence of the model RefSeq protein was modified relative to this genomic sequence to represent the inferred CDS: deleted 1 base in 1 codon; substituted 1 base at 1 genomic stop codon), with amino-acid sequence MKTFTSIQTPHHFPCTPFFSHFAKRTQLSFPAKVFFCQAKSGIDGSLNLEVVSPTLLAAEKEEAKAVLTLFLKKQGLSNSVAARTINKSDLFIDHLVSKLHSKHKSWYLAGRELTTLEIRDSLIPYLESLFEEHGDLLVDVVENYPNPPVKDKSDVPVPPSSPVLDSKKLKAVSRVSAMDPDGGNLRPHIVYLMELGMDIEQIRSITRRFPSFAYYSLEGKIKPVVEFFLELGVPKEHIPTILSKRPQLCGSVYLKICEPAMKVXESLGIYQKQWPKVIYRFPALLTYSRQKVMESIDFLHEFGLSEESIGKILTRCPNIVSYSVEDNLRPTANYFCSLGVDVGILLFRCPQNFGLSIEANLKPITTFFLERGYTLEEIGTMISRYGALYTFSLTENLIPKWDFFLTSGYQKSDLVKFPQYFGYSLEERIKPRFVIMKKSGVKLLLNQVLSLSSSNFEEALKKKMKKMQNG; translated from the exons ATGAAGACTTTCACCTCAATTCAAACACCCCACCATTTTCCTTGCACACCTTTTTTCTCTCACTTTGCCAAAAG GACTCAACTTTCTTTTCCTGCAAAGGTCTTCTTTTGCCAGGCAAAATCTG GCATAGATGGATCATTGAATTtggaagtggtgtctccaaCTCTGTTAGCAGCAGAAAAGGAAGAAGCCAAGGCtgtattaaccttgtttttgaagaAACAAGGTTTGAGCAATTCGGTCGCTGCTAGAACCATCAACAAGTCAGATCTTTTCATTGATCACCTTGTCTCAAAGCTTCATTCTAAACACAAATCTTGGTATCTCGCAG GTAGAGAGCTTACAACTCTGGAGATCAGGGACTCTCTAATCCCATATCTTGAGTCTCTTTTTGAAGAGCATGGAGACCTTCTAGTGGATGTAGTGGAAAACTATCCAAATCCACCTGTTAAGGATAAATCAGATGTGCCAGTTCCTCCTTCTAGTCCAGTATTAGACTCTAAGAAGCTTAAAGCCGTGTCTCGAGTGAGCGCGATGGACCCAGATGGTGGCAATCTCCGCCCTCATATTGTCTATCTCATGGAACTTGGTATGGATATTGAGCAGATAAGGAGTATCACACGACGATTCCCATCTTTTGCCTACTATAGCTTGGAGGGTAAAATTAAGCCAGTAGTTGAGTTTTTTCTTGAACTTGGAGTGCCAAAAGAGCACATTCCCACTATCCTCAGCAAAAGGCCTCAATTATGTGGATCAGTCTATCTGAAAATCTGTGAACCCGCCATGAAGGTCTGAGAATCTTTGGGGATT TACCAGAAGCAATGGCCAAAGGTGATCTATCGCTTCCCGGCCCTGCTAACTTATAGCAGGCAGAAAGTGATGGAAAGCATAGATTTTCTCCATGAATTTGGCCTCTCAGAAGAGAGTATTGGTAAGATTTTAACTCGTTGCCCCAATATCGTTAGTTATAGTGTAGAGGACAATCTCCGACCAACGGCTAATTACTTCTGTTCTTTGGGGGTTGATGTTGGGATTCTTCTATTCAGATGTCCACAGAATTTTGGTCTTAGCATTGAGGCCAACCTAAAGCCTATAACAACATTTTTCTTGGAGAGGGGATACACTTTGGAAGAAATTGGGACCATGATTTCAAGATATGGAGCCTTGTATACTTTCAGCTTGACTGAGAATCTGATTCCAAAATGGGATTTCTTTTTGACCTCAGGTTACCAAAAATCTGATCTGGTTAAGTTCCCTCAATATTTTGGATACAGTTTAGAGGAAAGGATTAAGCCTAGATTTGTAATTATGAAAAAATCTGGAGTGAAGTTACTCCTTAATCAGGTTCTTTCACTGTCAAGCAGCAACTTCGAAGAggcattgaaaaagaaaatgaagaaaatgcaaAATGGTTAG
- the LOC100802697 gene encoding UV-B-induced protein At3g17800, chloroplastic has product MEAAATATATVLTPPSAPPRPSAFLGRPSALAFRSNLRFSTKLSTSVSFSKQGHARHRVGSKRGFVVRAASFTPESSEPTSKIAPLKLESPIGQFLSQILISHPHLVPAAVEQQLEQFQTDCDGDKQKKEPSASGTDLVLYRRIAEVKAKERRTALEEILYALVVQKFMDANISLIPSLTPNHSGQVDSWPSEDGKLEELHSPEAYEMIQNHLALILGNRLGDSTSVAQISKIRVGQVYAASIMYGYFLKWVVQRFQLEKTMKILPNGAEENSIQHTVVDDSRISGGDGRSHVMSHPEVSTLPGGGISSGGFGYGSKVSRLRTYVMSFDSETLQRYATIRSKEALSIIEKHTEALFGRPEIVVTPEGVIDSLTDESIKISFSGLKRLVLEAITFGSFLWDVESYVDSRYHFVLN; this is encoded by the exons ATGGAAGCGGCGGCGACGGCAACGGCGACTGTTCTCACACCCCCGTCGGCTCCGCCCAGGCCGTCGGCTTTCCTCGGAAGACCCTCCGCACTCGCCTTCCGTTCCAATCTTCGCTTCTCCACTAAG TTGAGCACTTCAGTGTCGTTCTCCAAGCAAGGTCACGCGAGACACAGAGTTGGAAGTAAAAGGGGTTTTGTAGTTAGAGCTGCATCATTTACACCAGAGTCATCTGAACCAACTTCCAAGATTGCTCCACTTAAGCTGGAGTCTCCAATCGGGCAGTTTCTCTCTCAGATTTTGATAAGTCACCCGCATCTTGTGCCTGCCGCAGTAGAGCAGCAACTTGAGCAATTCCAAACTGATTGTGATGGCgataaacaaaagaaagagcCTTCTGCTTCAGGCACTGACTTAGTTTTATACAG GAGAATTGCTGAGGTTAAGGCTAAAGAGAGGAGAACAGCTCTAGAAGAGATATTGTATGCATTGGTGGTGCAAAAGTTCATGGATGCCAATATTTCTCTGATACCCTCCTTAACTCCAAACCACTCTGGTCAGGTTGATTCATGGCCAAGTGAAGATGGAAAACTGGAGGAGCTTCACTCACCGGAAGCCTATGAGATGATCCAAAACCACTTGGCTCTCATTTTGGGCAACCGTTTAGGGGATTCAACATCTGTTGCTCAGATCAGCAAAATCAGAGTAGGACAGGTCTATGCAGCTTCGATAATGTACGGGTACTTTCTCAAGTGGGTTGTCCAAAGGTTCCAGCTGGAGAAGACAATGAAGATTCTTCCTAATGGAGCAGAAGAGAATAGCATTCAACATACTGTTGTAGATGATTCAAGAATCAGTGGTGGAGATGGCCGTTCTCATGTTATGTCCCATCCTGAAGTTTCTACTTTGCCTGGTGGTGGCATCAGCTCAGGGGGATTTGGTTATGGTTCAAAAGTGTCCAGGTTGCGTACCTATGTGATGTCCTTTGATAGCGAGACATTACAGAGATATGCAACAATAAGATCCAAAGAGGCTCTCAGCATCATTGAGAAGCACACCGAAGCATTGTTTGGAAGACCTGAAATTGTTGTAACACCGGAGGGGGTAATTGATTCTTTGACGGATGAGAGCATCAAAATTAGCTTTAGTGGTTTGAAGAGACTTGTTTTAGAAGCTATTACTTTTGGTTCCTTTCTCTGGGATGTTGAGAGCTACGTCGACTCAAGGTACCATTTTGTCCTCAACTGA